Proteins encoded in a region of the Zunongwangia endophytica genome:
- a CDS encoding phospho-sugar mutase, with protein sequence MSQVKPEILAKAQTWLTDVFDEDTKKEINELIDNNPSELEDSFYKNAAFGTGGMRGIMGVGTNRINKYTLGKNTQGLSNYLKREFSGEALKVAIAYDCRNNSKELAQVVADVFSANDIEVFLFSDLRPTPELSFAVKKLNCHCGIVLTASHNPPEYNGYKVYWQDGGQLVPPQDKDLVEEINGLEYEAISFDAKNDLIHKIDKDVDEAFIEASVANGSFDTSAEAKADLGVVFTSLHGTSITMVPPVLEKAGFANVTIVEEQREPDGNFPTVKSPNPEEPEALKMALDIAEEKGADIVIGTDPDCDRLGIAVRNNENKLELLNGNQTMLVMTWFLLEQWKKADKMDGNEFIASTIVSTPMLKNLSEAYGVEYKEVLTGFKWIAKLIKDHPELDFIGGGEESFGYMVGDFVRDKDAVTSTLLACEISAFLKAQGSSFYEKLLELYTTYGLYKEELISLVKKGIEGEQEIKQMLIDLREKPWETIDGEKVVLVEDYQSSVAKHLHDHTEEEITIPKSNVLIYYTEDGTKIAARPSGTEPKIKFYFSVNTSLDSVSDFEEKNKELKEKVSRIKAELQLG encoded by the coding sequence ATGTCACAAGTAAAACCTGAAATTTTAGCGAAAGCCCAAACTTGGCTTACCGATGTATTTGATGAAGATACCAAAAAAGAAATCAACGAACTTATAGATAACAACCCTTCTGAATTGGAAGATAGTTTCTATAAAAATGCTGCTTTTGGTACAGGTGGAATGCGTGGAATTATGGGTGTTGGTACTAACCGTATTAATAAATACACCTTAGGGAAAAACACTCAGGGACTTTCAAATTATCTAAAAAGAGAATTTTCAGGGGAAGCGCTAAAAGTTGCAATTGCTTACGATTGTAGAAATAATAGTAAAGAATTAGCGCAAGTTGTGGCAGATGTTTTTTCAGCAAATGATATCGAGGTGTTCTTATTTTCAGATCTAAGACCTACGCCAGAATTATCTTTCGCAGTTAAAAAATTAAATTGCCACTGCGGAATTGTTTTAACTGCCAGCCATAATCCACCAGAATACAATGGTTATAAGGTGTATTGGCAGGATGGTGGCCAGTTGGTTCCGCCTCAAGATAAAGATCTAGTTGAAGAAATTAACGGATTGGAATACGAAGCGATTAGCTTTGATGCTAAGAACGATTTGATTCATAAAATTGATAAAGATGTAGATGAAGCGTTTATTGAAGCTTCAGTAGCTAATGGAAGTTTTGATACTTCAGCAGAAGCAAAAGCAGATCTTGGTGTTGTTTTCACTTCTTTGCACGGTACTTCTATTACCATGGTTCCGCCAGTATTAGAAAAAGCTGGTTTTGCCAATGTTACTATAGTTGAAGAGCAAAGAGAACCAGATGGGAATTTCCCAACGGTTAAATCACCGAATCCAGAAGAGCCGGAAGCTTTAAAAATGGCCTTGGACATTGCTGAAGAAAAAGGAGCTGATATCGTGATAGGAACAGATCCAGATTGCGACAGACTGGGAATTGCAGTTAGAAATAACGAAAATAAACTAGAGCTTTTAAACGGAAACCAAACAATGTTAGTAATGACTTGGTTTCTATTAGAGCAATGGAAAAAGGCTGATAAAATGGATGGTAACGAATTTATCGCTTCTACCATCGTTTCGACACCAATGCTAAAGAATTTATCTGAAGCTTACGGCGTAGAATATAAAGAGGTTTTAACCGGCTTTAAATGGATCGCAAAACTTATTAAAGATCATCCAGAGTTAGATTTTATTGGTGGTGGAGAAGAAAGTTTTGGTTATATGGTTGGCGATTTTGTACGCGATAAAGATGCGGTAACCTCTACCCTATTAGCTTGCGAAATTTCAGCATTTCTAAAAGCACAGGGAAGCTCGTTCTACGAAAAACTATTAGAACTTTATACTACTTATGGTTTATATAAAGAGGAATTAATTTCTTTAGTTAAAAAGGGAATCGAAGGTGAGCAGGAAATCAAACAAATGCTTATTGATCTTAGAGAAAAACCTTGGGAAACTATCGACGGAGAGAAAGTAGTTTTAGTAGAAGATTATCAATCTTCTGTAGCCAAACATCTTCATGATCATACCGAAGAAGAAATCACCATACCAAAGTCTAATGTGCTTATTTATTATACTGAAGACGGAACTAAAATCGCAGCGCGACCAAGTGGAACCGAGCCTAAAATTAAATTCTACTTTAGTGTAAATACTTCTTTGGATAGCGTAAGTGATTTTGAAGAAAAGAATAAAGAATTAAAAGAAAAAGTCAGCCGAATTAAAGCTGAATTACAACTAGGGTAA
- a CDS encoding ABC transporter ATP-binding protein — MSYLKKVLQFAKPYKRYAILNIISNVFYALFSTLSFLAFIPMLQVLFQVNDPITIKPVWDGHWTTIKDFAEDYANFFLNQRIEEYGQISALITICVLIIILFFIKNLFNYMAMYFIASLRNGMLRDIRNRIYEKITELPVSFFSEKRKGDTISRITSDVQEIQSSFLSMLEMFVKEPLTLLFTLIGMLIISWKLTLFVLIFLPISGLIISSIGKKLKAKSTSAQQENAHFLSIVEETLSSLKIIKGFNAESKFIGKFHESTNRLNEILNALLHRQNLASPMSEFLGVLVITVVLWFGGRMVLIDGTMQASTFIGFLVLTYNILTPAKAISKATYSVQKGNASAERILEIIETETNLKDAPNAIKKESFDTKIEVNSINFKYEKELVLKNFSMSVPKGQTIALVGQSGSGKSTIANLITRFYDVNDGSIKIDGTDIREISKHSLRNLMGLVTQDSILFNDTIRNNVALGKDNATEGEIINALKIANAWEFISTMPQGLDTNIGDSGNKLSGGQKQRLSIARAVLKNPPIMILDEATSALDTQSEKLVQQALENMMRNRTSVVIAHRLSTIQNADKIIVMQRGEIVEQGKHEDLLAKKGTYQKLVEMQSFA, encoded by the coding sequence ATGAGTTATTTAAAAAAAGTTCTTCAGTTTGCGAAACCTTATAAACGTTACGCAATTCTGAATATTATTAGTAATGTTTTTTATGCATTGTTTAGCACCTTATCATTTTTGGCATTTATACCGATGCTGCAAGTGCTTTTTCAGGTAAACGATCCAATAACGATCAAACCTGTCTGGGATGGTCACTGGACAACCATAAAAGATTTTGCTGAAGATTACGCGAACTTTTTTTTAAATCAACGAATAGAAGAATATGGGCAGATTTCTGCCCTTATTACTATCTGTGTTTTGATAATTATTCTATTCTTTATCAAAAACCTATTTAATTATATGGCGATGTACTTTATCGCCTCTTTGAGAAACGGAATGTTACGGGATATTCGTAATCGCATCTACGAGAAGATTACAGAACTTCCCGTTTCTTTCTTTTCTGAGAAACGTAAAGGAGACACCATCTCACGAATTACAAGTGATGTACAGGAAATTCAGTCTTCTTTTCTTAGTATGTTAGAGATGTTTGTAAAAGAGCCCTTAACACTACTCTTCACATTAATCGGTATGCTAATAATTAGTTGGAAGCTCACCCTTTTTGTGTTGATCTTCTTACCCATTTCGGGACTAATTATTTCTTCTATCGGGAAAAAACTAAAAGCGAAATCAACCAGTGCTCAACAAGAAAATGCTCACTTTTTATCGATTGTTGAAGAAACACTTTCGAGCTTAAAAATTATTAAAGGTTTTAATGCTGAAAGTAAATTTATAGGGAAATTTCATGAGAGCACAAATAGACTAAATGAAATCCTCAACGCACTACTTCACCGCCAAAACCTGGCTTCACCGATGAGTGAATTTTTAGGTGTTTTGGTAATAACTGTGGTACTTTGGTTTGGCGGAAGAATGGTTCTTATAGATGGCACCATGCAGGCTTCAACTTTTATAGGATTTTTAGTACTAACCTACAATATTCTTACGCCTGCAAAAGCAATCTCTAAAGCCACTTATAGTGTTCAAAAAGGGAATGCCAGTGCCGAGCGTATCTTAGAAATTATTGAAACCGAGACAAACCTGAAGGACGCACCGAATGCTATTAAAAAAGAAAGTTTCGATACGAAAATAGAAGTCAATAGCATTAATTTCAAATACGAAAAAGAGCTTGTTTTAAAGAATTTCAGCATGAGTGTTCCTAAAGGACAAACTATTGCTCTAGTTGGTCAATCTGGTAGTGGAAAATCAACAATCGCTAATTTAATCACTCGTTTTTACGACGTAAATGACGGAAGTATTAAAATCGATGGTACCGATATTCGTGAAATTTCGAAGCATTCTTTAAGAAATTTAATGGGACTTGTTACTCAGGATTCTATTTTATTTAATGATACTATTCGTAATAATGTGGCTTTAGGAAAAGATAATGCTACAGAAGGCGAAATTATCAATGCGCTTAAAATAGCAAATGCTTGGGAGTTTATTTCAACAATGCCACAAGGCTTAGATACCAATATTGGAGATTCTGGAAACAAATTAAGTGGCGGACAAAAACAACGACTTTCAATTGCCAGAGCGGTACTTAAAAATCCGCCGATAATGATCTTAGACGAAGCTACTTCGGCTTTAGATACCCAAAGTGAAAAATTAGTTCAGCAAGCATTAGAAAATATGATGCGTAACAGAACTTCTGTAGTTATTGCTCACCGTTTAAGCACTATTCAAAATGCAGATAAAATTATAGTGATGCAACGTGGTGAAATTGTAGAGCAAGGAAAACACGAAGACTTATTGGCTAAAAAAGGAACCTATCAAAAGTTGGTAGAAATGCAGTCTTTTGCATAA
- a CDS encoding DUF4199 domain-containing protein, producing the protein MENSTSVKSVAYPFGIALALYSIIYLVLVYVFNVSQEDWVVGLISKFIEIAIFVFALITFKKKNENVISLKQSLKVGLGAAVIGGIIAAIYTYIHYKFIYPEFLQSMYDTQVLAMSEQNLTAEQMEGALTWVEYTSSPWVYSAMQIIGYLILGFIISLLTGLIIRNNQAQDY; encoded by the coding sequence ATGGAAAACTCTACTTCAGTAAAATCGGTTGCTTATCCTTTTGGAATTGCACTTGCGCTATACTCAATAATTTATCTAGTTCTTGTTTATGTCTTTAATGTATCTCAAGAGGATTGGGTAGTTGGCTTAATTAGCAAATTCATTGAAATCGCCATTTTTGTATTTGCTCTTATAACCTTCAAGAAAAAGAATGAAAATGTAATAAGCTTAAAGCAGTCTCTTAAAGTGGGATTGGGCGCCGCTGTAATTGGAGGAATAATTGCTGCTATTTATACTTATATTCATTATAAATTTATTTACCCAGAGTTTTTGCAAAGTATGTATGATACACAAGTTTTGGCGATGTCTGAGCAAAATTTAACAGCTGAACAAATGGAAGGCGCTTTAACTTGGGTAGAATATACTAGTAGTCCATGGGTTTATAGTGCAATGCAAATAATAGGATATCTTATACTTGGTTTTATAATTTCCTTACTTACTGGGCTTATTATTAGAAATAATCAAGCTCAAGATTATTAG
- a CDS encoding pirin family protein, which produces MKKTVYPADKRGKADFGWLNARYSFSFANYFNPNNVHFGLLRVLNDDLVKGGMGFGTHPHQNMEIISIPLEGAIAHKDSIGNASTIETGEVQVMSAGTGVEHSEFNPNSTETLNLLQIWIFSEKENVKPRYDQRNFAELLTPNKLVTVVGPEGNDFENALWIHQQAYLSLGNFDEGTNFDYTLKGKNSGVYVFLIEGEANIADEELSKRDAMGISGTTSFAVSFSKNSKILLIEVPME; this is translated from the coding sequence ATGAAAAAGACAGTTTACCCTGCCGATAAAAGAGGAAAAGCAGATTTTGGATGGCTTAATGCGAGATACTCCTTCAGTTTTGCAAATTATTTCAATCCTAATAATGTCCATTTTGGACTTTTACGAGTATTAAATGATGATTTAGTGAAGGGCGGAATGGGATTTGGTACGCATCCACATCAAAATATGGAAATTATCAGCATCCCCTTAGAAGGTGCTATTGCCCATAAAGATTCTATAGGAAATGCTTCGACTATTGAAACGGGAGAAGTACAGGTGATGAGTGCCGGCACCGGTGTTGAACACAGCGAATTCAATCCAAATTCTACAGAAACATTAAATCTTTTACAAATTTGGATATTTTCTGAAAAAGAGAACGTTAAACCGCGTTACGATCAAAGAAATTTTGCTGAATTGCTAACTCCAAACAAACTAGTAACGGTTGTTGGCCCTGAAGGAAATGATTTTGAAAATGCACTATGGATACATCAACAAGCCTATCTATCTCTTGGTAATTTTGATGAAGGCACAAATTTTGATTATACTCTAAAAGGCAAAAATAGTGGTGTTTACGTTTTTTTAATTGAAGGAGAAGCTAATATCGCTGATGAAGAGCTTAGTAAGAGAGATGCCATGGGAATTTCAGGAACAACATCTTTTGCAGTTTCCTTCAGTAAAAACAGTAAAATATTACTTATTGAAGTGCCTATGGAGTAA
- a CDS encoding DUF3037 domain-containing protein → MQDSHLYEYAVIRLVPKVEREEFINVGVGIFSKKTGFINMRYLLNKEKLSVICPDCDLEEIERNLDSFRRICIGQKNAGPIAQMDAASRFRWLTATRSSVIQTSLTHPGFSKDLEQTLNCLFEEMVL, encoded by the coding sequence ATGCAAGACAGTCACTTATATGAATATGCCGTGATTAGGCTTGTCCCAAAAGTAGAGCGGGAAGAGTTTATAAATGTTGGTGTCGGTATTTTTTCTAAAAAAACCGGCTTTATAAACATGCGTTATCTGCTGAATAAAGAGAAGCTTAGCGTTATTTGTCCAGATTGTGATTTGGAAGAAATCGAAAGAAATTTAGATTCTTTTAGACGTATTTGCATAGGACAAAAAAATGCCGGACCTATTGCTCAAATGGATGCAGCCTCAAGGTTTCGATGGTTAACAGCTACCAGAAGTTCTGTAATACAAACATCACTAACACATCCAGGATTTAGCAAAGATCTAGAACAGACATTGAACTGTTTGTTTGAAGAAATGGTTTTGTGA
- a CDS encoding GlmU family protein — translation MNYILFDGSVRNQLLPFTFTRPVADIRFGILTMRERWEYILGYTTSTITEDYLSEKWPLVEFEENIMINAAYFPSSEFIQQIKNLNNKEAIFDGEEIVSFYTEEDQEVDFSAYKQIEIDGNVLKLAHTWDIFSKNATAIKFDFKLLTEDRESQPIDSSNYVKNPDNIFIEEGAVVENCSLNASAGPIYIGKDALVMEGCFLRGPISIGEEAIVKMGAKIYGATTIGPGSRAGGEINNSVLFQNSNKGHEGYLGNSVLGEWCNLGADTNNSNLKNNYAEVRLWDYETEGFAKTGLQFCGLMMGDHSKCGINSMFNTGTVVGVSCNIFGTGYPRNFIPSFSWGGSSGMTTYQTKKVFEVAERVLERRKMEFTEQDQAILEHVFEETSKYRRY, via the coding sequence ATGAATTATATACTTTTTGATGGTTCGGTTAGAAACCAATTGCTTCCATTTACTTTTACAAGACCCGTAGCCGATATTCGATTTGGAATTTTAACCATGCGCGAGCGTTGGGAATATATTCTAGGTTATACAACTTCAACTATTACTGAAGATTATTTGAGTGAAAAATGGCCGTTGGTAGAATTTGAGGAAAATATAATGATCAATGCAGCATATTTTCCTTCTTCAGAATTTATTCAGCAAATAAAAAATTTGAATAATAAAGAGGCGATTTTTGATGGTGAAGAAATCGTTTCTTTTTATACCGAAGAGGATCAGGAGGTAGATTTTTCAGCATATAAGCAGATAGAGATCGATGGTAATGTATTGAAATTGGCGCATACCTGGGATATATTTTCTAAAAATGCAACAGCCATAAAATTCGATTTTAAATTACTTACTGAGGATCGAGAATCACAACCTATAGATTCTTCAAATTATGTGAAGAATCCCGACAATATTTTTATTGAAGAAGGTGCTGTGGTAGAGAATTGTTCTTTAAATGCCAGCGCTGGGCCTATTTACATTGGTAAAGATGCGCTAGTGATGGAAGGCTGTTTTCTTCGTGGTCCAATTTCCATTGGCGAAGAAGCTATTGTGAAAATGGGTGCCAAAATTTACGGAGCAACAACTATTGGACCCGGTAGTAGAGCAGGAGGAGAGATCAATAATTCGGTGTTATTTCAAAATTCAAATAAAGGTCACGAAGGATATCTTGGGAACTCTGTTTTGGGCGAATGGTGTAATTTGGGGGCCGATACTAATAATTCGAATCTTAAAAATAATTATGCGGAAGTTCGCCTTTGGGATTATGAAACGGAAGGCTTTGCGAAAACCGGACTTCAGTTTTGTGGTCTAATGATGGGTGATCACAGTAAATGCGGAATCAATTCGATGTTTAATACCGGTACCGTAGTAGGTGTAAGTTGTAATATCTTCGGAACTGGTTATCCACGAAATTTTATCCCGAGTTTTAGTTGGGGAGGGAGCTCTGGAATGACAACTTACCAAACAAAAAAGGTTTTTGAAGTTGCTGAAAGAGTTTTGGAACGACGAAAAATGGAATTTACCGAGCAAGATCAGGCAATTTTAGAGCATGTTTTTGAGGAAACTTCAAAGTATCGTAGATATTAG
- the mtaB gene encoding tRNA (N(6)-L-threonylcarbamoyladenosine(37)-C(2))-methylthiotransferase MtaB, giving the protein MMDKKVAFYTLGCKLNFSETSTIARSFQEEGFEKVEFNEFADIYVINTCSVTENADKRFKTIVKQAQKVNEDAFIVGVGCYAQLKPEELAAVDGVDLVLGATEKFKITDYLNDLSKNDFGEVHSCEIQEADFYVGSYSIGDRTRAFLKVQDGCDYKCTYCTIPLARGISRSDKLENVLQNAAEISEQNIKEIVLTGVNIGDYGKGEFGNKKHEHTFLDLVKALDEVDGIERLRISSIEPNLLKNDTIDFVADSDTFVPHFHIPLQSGSNDMLKLMRRRYLRELYVDRVAQIKRVMPDACIGVDVIVGFPGETDEHFLETYTFLTELDISYLHVFTYSERDNTPAAEMDGIVSTKVRKKRSKMLRGLSAKKRRAFYESQLGTTHTVLFEGENKEGYIHGFTENYVKVKAPWNPELVNTLHDIQLTEIDEDGMVRFEFVKEAVSA; this is encoded by the coding sequence ATGATGGATAAAAAAGTTGCTTTTTATACGCTAGGATGCAAATTGAATTTCTCTGAGACTTCGACAATTGCCAGATCTTTCCAGGAAGAAGGCTTTGAAAAAGTAGAGTTTAACGAATTTGCAGATATTTATGTAATAAATACCTGCTCGGTAACCGAGAATGCGGATAAGCGCTTTAAAACCATTGTAAAACAGGCTCAAAAGGTTAATGAAGATGCTTTTATTGTGGGCGTAGGTTGTTACGCGCAATTGAAGCCTGAAGAACTTGCTGCAGTTGATGGTGTAGACCTTGTTTTGGGTGCTACTGAAAAATTTAAGATTACCGATTATTTAAACGATCTTTCTAAAAATGATTTTGGAGAGGTGCACAGTTGTGAAATTCAGGAAGCCGATTTTTACGTAGGTTCGTATTCTATTGGTGATCGTACGCGTGCTTTTCTAAAAGTTCAGGATGGCTGTGATTATAAGTGTACGTATTGTACGATTCCTTTAGCTCGTGGAATTTCACGAAGTGATAAGCTTGAAAATGTTTTACAGAATGCTGCGGAAATTTCTGAACAGAATATCAAGGAAATTGTACTTACCGGAGTAAATATTGGTGATTATGGTAAAGGCGAATTTGGGAATAAAAAACACGAGCACACATTTCTAGATCTTGTAAAAGCTTTAGATGAAGTCGATGGAATTGAACGCTTAAGAATTTCTTCTATAGAACCCAATTTGCTGAAAAATGATACGATAGATTTTGTCGCAGATAGCGATACTTTTGTACCTCACTTTCACATTCCATTGCAGAGTGGGAGTAATGATATGCTGAAGTTAATGCGTCGTCGTTATTTGCGTGAATTATATGTAGATCGTGTAGCACAAATTAAAAGGGTTATGCCAGATGCGTGTATCGGTGTAGATGTGATTGTTGGATTCCCTGGCGAAACAGATGAACATTTCTTAGAAACGTATACGTTTTTAACCGAACTTGATATTTCTTATTTACACGTATTTACGTATTCTGAACGTGATAATACTCCAGCCGCTGAAATGGATGGTATAGTTTCTACCAAAGTTCGAAAGAAACGAAGCAAAATGTTACGTGGCCTTTCTGCTAAAAAACGTAGAGCTTTTTACGAAAGTCAGTTAGGAACCACACATACCGTGCTTTTCGAAGGAGAGAATAAAGAAGGCTATATTCATGGATTTACAGAGAATTATGTAAAAGTAAAAGCTCCGTGGAATCCGGAGCTTGTTAATACACTTCATGATATTCAGTTAACTGAAATTGATGAAGATGGAATGGTACGGTTTGAATTTGTAAAAGAGGCAGTTAGTGCCTAA
- a CDS encoding RNA polymerase sigma factor, whose amino-acid sequence MEKAENLLVQQLKDKKTSQEAFKKLVSEYKERLYWHIRNMVKDHDDSHDVLQNTFIKVFRNIDQFKGDSKLFSWMYRIATNESITFLNKKAKRQQISSDELQDAIINNLESDVYFEGSEIQLKLQKAIASLPQKQQQVFTMKYFEELKYREMAEILETSEGALKASYHIAAKKIEEFLKTN is encoded by the coding sequence TTGGAAAAAGCCGAAAATTTACTTGTACAACAACTAAAAGATAAGAAAACTTCTCAGGAAGCTTTTAAAAAACTTGTATCTGAATATAAGGAACGCTTGTATTGGCATATAAGAAATATGGTTAAAGATCATGACGATTCTCATGATGTGCTTCAGAATACCTTCATCAAAGTTTTCAGAAATATCGATCAGTTTAAAGGAGATAGCAAGCTATTTTCTTGGATGTATCGTATTGCTACAAATGAGTCTATAACTTTTCTAAACAAAAAAGCGAAGCGTCAACAAATTTCTTCAGACGAACTTCAGGATGCAATAATTAATAATCTTGAAAGCGATGTTTATTTTGAGGGATCTGAAATTCAACTTAAACTTCAAAAAGCTATCGCAAGCTTACCGCAAAAACAACAACAAGTTTTTACGATGAAGTATTTTGAAGAATTAAAATATCGAGAGATGGCTGAGATTTTAGAAACCAGTGAAGGGGCTCTTAAAGCTTCTTATCATATTGCTGCTAAAAAAATTGAAGAATTTTTAAAAACAAATTAA
- a CDS encoding type B 50S ribosomal protein L31 produces MKQGIHPENYRLVAFKDMSNDDVFITKSTAKTRETIEVEGAEYPLIKLEISRTSHPYYTGQTKLVDSAGRIDKFKNKYAKFKKK; encoded by the coding sequence ATGAAACAAGGAATCCATCCGGAAAATTATAGATTAGTAGCATTTAAAGATATGTCTAACGACGATGTATTCATTACAAAATCTACTGCAAAAACAAGAGAAACTATCGAGGTAGAAGGTGCTGAATATCCATTAATCAAATTGGAGATTTCAAGAACTTCTCATCCTTATTATACTGGTCAAACTAAACTTGTAGATAGTGCTGGTAGAATTGATAAATTCAAGAACAAATACGCAAAATTCAAGAAGAAATAA
- a CDS encoding glycosyltransferase family 2 protein codes for MQISVVIPLLNEEQSLAELYNWIAKVMRSNSFSYEIIFIDDGSTDASWKTIQTIAENDKAVKGIKFNRNYGKSQALHAGFLKAEGDVIITMDADLQDNPDEIPELYSKITKDGYELVSGWKKKRYDSVLAKNLPSKLFNAAARKTSGLKLHDFNCGLKAYKKDVVKNIDVYGEMHRYIPVLAKNAGFYKITEKEVKHQARKYGRTKFGPERFIFGFLDLLTIWFLSKFGRRPMHLFGSLGVLMFIIGFFTAGFVGFSKLYKMYHGVPNTLVALNPWFYIALTVMIIGSQLFLAGFVGELILRSKRDKERYLITKTTENY; via the coding sequence ATGCAGATTTCCGTAGTCATACCTCTTTTAAACGAGGAACAATCTTTAGCAGAATTATATAATTGGATCGCAAAAGTAATGCGATCCAATTCCTTTTCTTATGAGATCATTTTTATCGATGATGGTAGTACCGATGCTTCCTGGAAAACCATCCAAACCATTGCAGAAAACGATAAGGCGGTCAAAGGCATAAAATTTAATCGCAATTATGGCAAATCTCAGGCTTTACATGCAGGTTTTTTAAAAGCGGAAGGCGATGTAATTATTACCATGGATGCCGATCTCCAAGACAATCCAGATGAAATTCCAGAATTATACTCAAAAATAACCAAAGATGGTTACGAGCTTGTTTCAGGATGGAAAAAGAAACGCTACGACTCTGTTTTAGCCAAAAATTTACCTTCGAAGTTATTCAACGCAGCAGCGCGTAAAACTTCAGGATTAAAATTGCACGATTTCAATTGCGGATTAAAAGCTTACAAAAAAGACGTGGTAAAAAATATCGATGTCTACGGAGAAATGCATCGCTATATTCCGGTTTTAGCTAAAAATGCGGGCTTTTATAAAATAACCGAAAAAGAAGTAAAACATCAGGCTAGAAAATACGGAAGAACTAAATTTGGGCCAGAGCGATTTATTTTTGGATTTCTGGATCTATTAACGATTTGGTTTTTATCCAAATTTGGTCGTAGACCAATGCATTTATTCGGATCTTTAGGGGTTCTAATGTTTATTATAGGGTTCTTTACTGCTGGATTTGTAGGATTTTCTAAACTATATAAAATGTATCATGGTGTGCCTAACACACTCGTTGCTTTAAACCCTTGGTTCTATATCGCACTAACCGTGATGATTATAGGTTCACAATTATTCCTTGCCGGCTTTGTAGGAGAGCTTATCTTAAGAAGCAAGCGAGATAAAGAACGTTATCTTATTACTAAAACTACCGAGAATTACTAA
- a CDS encoding N-acetyltransferase, whose amino-acid sequence MNDADFKITDNKFLRQFETTLNGELAVIEYSDQDRKIFLTKLRMPKDFENEETTNKFIEAVLAEIKENRNARVMPTQPDIAKFMRRNRRKYKDLLPVGINI is encoded by the coding sequence ATGAATGATGCAGACTTTAAGATTACAGACAATAAATTTTTAAGACAATTCGAAACGACTTTAAACGGCGAATTAGCCGTTATTGAGTACTCCGATCAAGATCGAAAAATCTTTCTTACCAAGCTTAGGATGCCCAAAGATTTCGAGAACGAAGAAACGACCAATAAATTTATTGAAGCAGTTCTGGCTGAAATTAAAGAAAACAGAAACGCCAGAGTTATGCCTACCCAACCTGATATCGCAAAGTTTATGCGGCGCAATCGCAGAAAATACAAAGATCTGCTTCCGGTAGGAATTAATATTTAG
- a CDS encoding HipA family kinase — MSSKAIDLRTVNVTRYITPLREGGSLPALADADDDFKYVIKFRGAGHGSKALIADLIGGEIARFLGFKVPEIVFANLDEAFGRTEGDEEIQDLLKGSQGLNLGLHFLSGAINYDPVVTEIDPETASKIVWLDAYLTNIDRTFRNTNMLSWHKELWLIDHGASLYFHHSWINWEKTAKTPFTFIKDHVLLPQASKLKEADADFKKKLSAEVLQNIVNLIPEDWILWEGSEESPAEIREVYLNFLKIRLNHSEIFTKQAQDARQSLI; from the coding sequence ATGAGCAGTAAAGCTATAGACTTAAGAACGGTGAATGTTACGCGCTATATCACACCATTGCGAGAAGGTGGTTCGCTACCTGCGTTGGCCGATGCCGATGATGATTTTAAATATGTTATTAAATTTAGAGGCGCAGGTCATGGTAGCAAAGCTTTGATTGCAGATTTAATTGGTGGCGAAATTGCTCGGTTTTTAGGTTTTAAGGTTCCTGAAATTGTTTTTGCAAACCTGGATGAAGCTTTCGGCAGAACAGAAGGCGACGAAGAAATTCAAGATTTATTAAAAGGTAGTCAGGGTTTAAATCTAGGACTCCATTTTTTATCTGGTGCGATTAATTACGATCCTGTAGTAACCGAAATTGATCCTGAAACTGCTTCTAAAATTGTATGGTTGGATGCTTATTTAACCAATATCGATCGCACATTTAGAAACACCAATATGCTTAGTTGGCATAAAGAATTATGGCTTATCGATCATGGTGCATCGCTTTACTTTCATCATTCTTGGATCAACTGGGAGAAAACAGCAAAAACACCTTTCACTTTTATTAAAGATCATGTACTATTACCACAGGCTAGTAAATTGAAAGAGGCTGATGCCGATTTTAAGAAAAAACTTTCTGCGGAAGTGTTACAAAATATCGTAAATCTTATTCCTGAAGACTGGATTCTTTGGGAAGGAAGCGAGGAATCTCCTGCTGAAATTAGAGAAGTTTACCTAAATTTCTTGAAAATAAGATTAAATCATTCTGAAATTTTCACAAAACAAGCGCAAGATGCAAGACAGTCACTTATATGA